A stretch of DNA from Microlunatus sp. Gsoil 973:
GGTCTCGGCGACACCGATGTTGTCCAACCCCGACTACATCCACCCCGGGATCGCCGAGGTGTGGCGCCGGATCGGCGACAACCTGGCGTCCCGGTCGACAGCCGACGACACTCCGAAGCGGATCTTCATCGGCCGCCGGATCCGCAAGCGGGCGTGCCGGAACGCGACAGAGGTCGAGCGATACTTCGAATCCCTCGGGTTCACCGTGGTGTTCCCCGAAGATCATCCGCTGCCCGACCAGGTGCGCATGTTCCGTCAGGCGGAGTTGACCGCGGGGTTCATCGGCAGTGGGATGTTCACCCTGATGTTCACTCCCGAACCCAAGACAGCGATCCTCGTTGCCTCGGAGTCCTACACCGGCCGGAACGAGGTAATGATGGCCGGAGTGCTGGGGCACGACCTGGACATAGCCTGGTGCCGTTCGGAGGCGGAGTGGGTCGGCGACCGGTTCGCCGCGGGCGGCTATCAGGCCGGGTTCACCTTCGACTTCGACCGAGAGGGCAGGTCGGTCCGGGAGTGGGTTGCCGAGGCGGGACGATGACATCCGGATTCCCCGCGACGCTGACGTCGACACTGCGACTGCGGGTCGGACGCACCGTCAAGGAGCTCGATCGTAGAGCACCGACACCGGTCCGTCGATCAGCCCGCACGGTCGCGCGAGCCGTCGTCCGGCAGCGACTCGGCCGGGCGCTGGTCACCATCGTGCTGCCCGCATCGGACGACAGCCTGGACTACCTCGACGAGGCGCTGCGATCCGCGGCCGATCAGTCCCACCGCAGCCTGGAGATCCTGGTGGTGGCGTACGGCAGGGCGGGAGAGGTTGCCTGCCGCAGTCAAAGGCTGGGAGGAGGCCGATCATCGGATCCGGCTCGTCCGCGGCGACAATCCGTCGCTGGCGGCGGCCCGGGACCGTGGCGTGCGGCTGGCGCGAGGCCGGTATCTGTGCTTCCTGCGCGCCCATGACACCCTTCCGGGAAACGCGATCGCCGCGGGGTTCACCGCGCTGCACGGCAGCGGATCCGACTTCGCGGTCGGTCGGATCACCGCACCGCCATCGGTCCTCCCGTCGGCGCTGCCGCGACGCGACCCGGTACACGACATCGACCGCATGCGCACCACGCTGACGGAGTTCCCGGCGGCGCTCAGTGATCTGTCACTGGGCAATCGGCTGTTCTCCACCGACTTCTTGCGTGCCCTGGGCCGCCCGTTCGTCGCGGTCGAGGGGGAGAGCCGGCTGGTTCTGCAGTGCTTCGAGACAGCCAGGACGTTCGACGTGATCGCGGCCGCCACCTACACCGAACGCACCCGCGCGGGAGCGGCCCCGGTGGAGCAGCTGTACGACTCCACTGCGGATCTCCCGGCCTGGATCCAGGACGTCACAGCGGTCGGGGAGCATCTTCGTCGACTGCCCGACCCGAGCCTGTACGAGCACTGGCTGGTCGGCATCTGCGGGGGCCAGCTGCAGACCTTCCTGGCCGACGTCGAGCGGATGTCGGCCGCGATGTGGGTGGATCTGCGGAACACGATGGCGGGGCTGTGGCGGCAGGTGGACGACCGGGCGAAGGCCCGGATGCTGACCGAATCCCGGGTGAAACTCGCGCTGCTGTCGGCCGACCGCCGCGACAGGCTCGAGGAGTTCGTCGCAGCCCGCTGGTTCGAGCGCGACAACGTTGCCACAAGGACCGAAGCCGGGCGGGTGTACGCCGAACTTCCTGGCTTCGACGATCCCGGGGCGCCGGTCGCCCGCTCGGTCTTCGAGCTGAGCGAGGCCGAGACGCCGGCCCGGGTGCATCTGCGTGCGGTTCGCCCGGCAACCGGCGACAGGCTCCAACTCGACCTGCTGGTCCGCGTCGAGCTGGTCGATCTGGCCGGTCGCCGACCCGCGATCAGGGCACGACTGGTCCCCGACGACCAGCCCGAGGACCAGCCCGAGGACCAGCCCGAGGACCAGCCCGAGGACCGGATCGACCAGCAGCACGAGCCGATCCTGCTTCCGGTGACCGAACGGTGGGACGACCAGGCCAACCTCAGCGTCGGCCACCGGTACCAGGACTACCGCCCGGGCGGCTGCAGGGTCGAGATCGACCGGTCGAGGTTGCCGTTCGGCCGCTGGCGGCTGGAGGCAACGATCGTGGTCGACGGGATCCGGCGGAGCACCGATCAGGTCACCGTCGATCGCCGAGGATCAGCAGCCCTGATGGGCACCCGCTACGTCCCGGTGCACAACACCGCTGCGGGCACCGCGGTACGGCTGGTCCAACGGCAGCGGCGGTTGACCTTCGAGGTCAAGCCGCCCGAACCGGTGGCGCTGGCGGCGGTGTCGGTGACGGGCCGTACGGTCCGTCTCTCGGCGGCGTCGGCCACTGTCGACGTCTCAGCGATCAGGGCGCGATGCGGTCGCGCTGTTGCCGTGGCGCCCGTCGTCGACGGTACCGCCGAGTTGCGGGTACCCGAAGTTCCCGCCGGCTCAGCCTTGACGTGGACGCTGCGGGCCGAGGCAGGCGACGGGACGCAGTATCCGCTGAGCTGGTCGGCGGAGCGGGCCTGGCTGCGGTCCGGCGGCGGCGAGCTGGTGCCGGCCCGGACCGAGTGGGGCAACGTCATGCTGGCGGAGGCCGCCACTGCCGTCGTGCTGGAGCGTCTGGACCTGCAGCCGGGCTGCGTACGGGTGTCGGGCCGGCTGCTGGCCGCCGCCCCGGCGGAATCGGAGATGATCGTCGACGGCCCGCGGCAGCTGACCCGGCATCGACTTGCGCCGGACGTCGACGGACGGTTCGCGTTCGAGATGCCGCTCCACTGGGACCCGTGGGGTCGCGGGCCGGTCGGCATCCCACGTGGCGAGTACGCGCTCTGGCTGGCCGCCGACGGCGAGGTCCGGCCCCCGGGATCGGCCGGCGTCCGGCCATGGATGAGCCCAGAACTGATCGACTCGTTGGAGAAGTTCCAACGCACGGACGAAGCCCGGATGCGGCCGCTGTGCCGGCACAGCGGCGCGGTCGGCTTCAGCCTGAGCGCCCCGCTGCCGGTGGAGCAGTCGGGAGGCTATCCCCAACGGCAGCTCCAGAATGCGTGTCTGGAAGGCGTGGGCCCGATCGACCCGACGCTGGTCTACTTCGCCAGCTATGACGGGTCGCAGCCGACCGACAGTGGACTGGCGATCGATCAGGCGATGCGACGGATGTTCCCCGAGCTGCGATCGGTGTGGGGCGTTGCCGACCCCCGGACCCCGGTGCCAGAGGGCAGCACCGCTGTGTTGATCAACAGCCCGGAGTGGTATCGGGTGATCAGCACCGCCGGACACCTGGTGCAGAACGTCGACTTCCCGCGCTGGTGGCGCAAGCGGCCGGGGCAGCGGTTCCTGCAGACGTTCCACGGTTATCCGGCCAAGGCCATGGGACTGATGATGTGGCGGGCCAAGGAGTTCACGCCGCGGCGGCTGGCCGCAGAGCTCGGGCGAACGAGTGCCGGCTGGGACCTGATCCTGACCCCCGCGCCGGAGATGGATCAGTACTACCGGCGGGAGTACGCCTACCAGGGGCCGATCTGCAACCAGGGCTATCCCCGCGACGACGATCTTGTGCTGCCCTCGGCCGGACAACGCCGCGACCGGGTACGCGAGCTGTTGGACATCGCACCGGAACAGAAAGTGATCTTGTACGCCCCGACCTGGCGTGATCATCTGGCCAGCAGCTACCGCTCGGCTGAGCTGGTGGACAATCTCGATGTCGCCTCGGCCAGTGCCCGACTGGGCGACCAGTTCGTGCTGTTGCTCCGCGGACACCGCTTCACCTCGACGCTGC
This window harbors:
- a CDS encoding CDP-glycerol glycerophosphotransferase family protein; protein product: MPAAVKGWEEADHRIRLVRGDNPSLAAARDRGVRLARGRYLCFLRAHDTLPGNAIAAGFTALHGSGSDFAVGRITAPPSVLPSALPRRDPVHDIDRMRTTLTEFPAALSDLSLGNRLFSTDFLRALGRPFVAVEGESRLVLQCFETARTFDVIAAATYTERTRAGAAPVEQLYDSTADLPAWIQDVTAVGEHLRRLPDPSLYEHWLVGICGGQLQTFLADVERMSAAMWVDLRNTMAGLWRQVDDRAKARMLTESRVKLALLSADRRDRLEEFVAARWFERDNVATRTEAGRVYAELPGFDDPGAPVARSVFELSEAETPARVHLRAVRPATGDRLQLDLLVRVELVDLAGRRPAIRARLVPDDQPEDQPEDQPEDQPEDRIDQQHEPILLPVTERWDDQANLSVGHRYQDYRPGGCRVEIDRSRLPFGRWRLEATIVVDGIRRSTDQVTVDRRGSAALMGTRYVPVHNTAAGTAVRLVQRQRRLTFEVKPPEPVALAAVSVTGRTVRLSAASATVDVSAIRARCGRAVAVAPVVDGTAELRVPEVPAGSALTWTLRAEAGDGTQYPLSWSAERAWLRSGGGELVPARTEWGNVMLAEAATAVVLERLDLQPGCVRVSGRLLAAAPAESEMIVDGPRQLTRHRLAPDVDGRFAFEMPLHWDPWGRGPVGIPRGEYALWLAADGEVRPPGSAGVRPWMSPELIDSLEKFQRTDEARMRPLCRHSGAVGFSLSAPLPVEQSGGYPQRQLQNACLEGVGPIDPTLVYFASYDGSQPTDSGLAIDQAMRRMFPELRSVWGVADPRTPVPEGSTAVLINSPEWYRVISTAGHLVQNVDFPRWWRKRPGQRFLQTFHGYPAKAMGLMMWRAKEFTPRRLAAELGRTSAGWDLILTPAPEMDQYYRREYAYQGPICNQGYPRDDDLVLPSAGQRRDRVRELLDIAPEQKVILYAPTWRDHLASSYRSAELVDNLDVASASARLGDQFVLLLRGHRFTSTLRRTRSGTTKIIDVTDYPEINDLILAADAAVLDYSSLRFDFALTGRPMVFLVPDLADYTGGIRGFLFDYIDTAPGPLATTADDAITALQDLDQLAERYRDQIAAFNARYQYLQNGHAAERVVRQFFADPHRHDHPAS